Within Dehalococcoidales bacterium, the genomic segment CAGGATATGTCCCACCGTGGCAATCGCCATTGCGCCTGCCAGGGAACCCACGCCCGAGACCGCCAGCAGCAATGCCGCACCCGTAGTGCCGATGTCCATCACCATCATAGCCAGCCAGGGGATAAAAACACTCATATAAGGCGCCCCGAAGGTGCTCTGCACACCCAGAAGAACTAGAATGCTTATGATGATGGGACTGCGCCAGGCGAAACGGATTCCTTTGACAAAAGACAGTGACCAAGAGTCATCCGTCCGTTCCGAGTGTCCCCCTGGAGGCACTCTAAGCAAGAAGGTGGCAGCGATAGCCGCGATGTAAACAACGACTGTAACCAGGTAGACGCCGCCAAAGATACGAATATCGGTATCCAGAAAACCGAACCCTTTTGCCCACAGGGCGATAAGACCCCCAACAAAAGAGGCGCTGATAATACGCGATAGCTGCATAGTCCCGGTATTGAGCGCTACAGCATTCATCAGCAAGCGGGGCGGCACCAGCGCTGGCAGCAGAGCCTGACGAGCGGGCTGGTCGAATGCCATCAACAAGCTCCTGAGAATAGCGGTTACATAGATATGCCACAGTTCTAATCTGCCGTTGATGATGAGTATAGTAAAGACAAGGTTCACTATGAAGCTCAGACTTTTAGCGGCTAGCATCAGTAAGCGCCGGTCTGTACGGTCGGCAAGAAGCCCGGCAAAAGGACCTAAAGCCATCATCGGTAAGCCCCGGGCCAAAGTGACGAGACCCAACTGGACTGACGAGCCGGTAAGGGCAATAATCATGATGGGACGGGCGACCATATCCATCCATTGGGCTAGCGAATTGCTGACCTGGCCGGCCAGCAGAAGGAAGTAGTTCCTGTATACCAGAGAATGCAGGGTGGGGGGGAGCCAACGGGGTGGTTCCCGCCAGGGGATAGCTAAGTCAGCTGTTGATACCGTCTCCACCGGCAATGAATGTCCACTGTGGCGCGCCATTGTTACCTTTGTTACCTTCTCCCTTATTCGAGGGCATACCGGAGGTGTCTGCCCCTCACATTTTTACCTGCATTTCCAGGACCGCCTGCTGGACTTTAAACAGTTCCCCGATGCCTTTTTCTGCCAGAGAAAGGAGATTGTCAACCGTCTCCCTGGTGAAAGTCTTGCCCTCAGCGGTAGCCTGAAGCTCAACGAACTCACCTTTATCGGTCATCACCACATTAAAGTCAACCTCGGCACTGAAGTCTTCATCATAGCAAAGGTCTAACAGTTGATAGCTACGCACGATGCCGACACTGGTAGCGGCGATGGCGCTCTTCAACGGTATTGACGAGATTATTCCCATATTAGCCAGAGTCCGCAATGCCCGGCAGAGAGCCACATAAGCCCCGGTAATGGCCGCCGTCCTGGTACCGCCATCCGCCTGGAGCACATCACAGTCTACGATGAGGGTCCTTTCTCCCAGCGCGTGGAGGTCAGTGACCGCACGCAGCGAGCGCCC encodes:
- a CDS encoding MFS transporter, yielding MARHSGHSLPVETVSTADLAIPWREPPRWLPPTLHSLVYRNYFLLLAGQVSNSLAQWMDMVARPIMIIALTGSSVQLGLVTLARGLPMMALGPFAGLLADRTDRRLLMLAAKSLSFIVNLVFTILIINGRLELWHIYVTAILRSLLMAFDQPARQALLPALVPPRLLMNAVALNTGTMQLSRIISASFVGGLIALWAKGFGFLDTDIRIFGGVYLVTVVVYIAAIAATFLLRVPPGGHSERTDDSWSLSFVKGIRFAWRSPIIISILVLLGVQSTFGAPYMSVFIPWLAMMVMDIGTTGAALLLAVSGVGSLAGAMAIATVGHILHQRGRIIIVGLVIYGAALAALGLTSALPLVTVLGLTMPLLPMLMVFFVGIGQTVIVSIKNGLLLETTPNELRGRIMSFQSLDRGLTSLGGSMGGFAIAILGGPYGLALFGILCAVGSVIVGVSYPSLRKQD
- the rph gene encoding ribonuclease PH, producing the protein MKRGDGRAWDEMRPVKITPGFQSFAEGSALIELGKTRVLCSVSVEERVPGFLRGGGSGWVTAEYSMLPRSTVTRTPRDSSLGRVTGRNQEIQRLIGRSLRAVTDLHALGERTLIVDCDVLQADGGTRTAAITGAYVALCRALRTLANMGIISSIPLKSAIAATSVGIVRSYQLLDLCYDEDFSAEVDFNVVMTDKGEFVELQATAEGKTFTRETVDNLLSLAEKGIGELFKVQQAVLEMQVKM